The Cyanobacteriota bacterium nucleotide sequence TAACTTGCGGTGCAGTTGGTGCCAAACACTGTGGGTCACCCAGTCCTCTGCCTGTGTAGCATCGGGCACATGTTGAGGTAGAGGGTCGATCGTTTCGCCGACAGCTTCCAAAATTTGACCTAGAAAAATTTGATGGGGTGGATGCGATAACTGATAACCGCCGCGTGCACCACGCACGGAACGAACTAATCCTGACCGTCTGAGGTCAATTAACAACTTTTCCAAGTAGGGGGCGGGTAAACCTTGGCGGCGTGCAATATCGTTGACAGAGGCAGGGCCGTAATTAGGTTGCAAGCTTAGGTCGAGCAATGCCTTAACGCTATAGTGCCCTTTAGTGGTCAGTTTCATGATAATGATGCGACTTACCGGAAACCATGGTAGGGCAAGCATTGCCTTGTTAAGGGGTATTTCTAAGAAAGAATGCCCGAACGTCTGACCGTGTTTCGACTTCGGGCATTTCCTTGTTCATTCACTCCTCACACTACTTAACTTACGAGTGCGGAGGGGTAGTCGGGTGTGAAGTAGTGACAGTTTATGGAGTGGCACTAGTTGTCTATGAATAGTTGACTGTGAGTCAATGTTGCTTTGGTAGGGAGAAACTCTGGAAAAATGTCCCAAACTTGAAGGACTGGGCTAAACTGTCAACCAAAAATAATTGACGGTATATCAGAGACTCAATATCCATGAGCATGTGGCAATTCTTGATTCAACGTGAGGGCGATCGTGCTTGGTTGCCGATCGAAGCAGGAGGAGAAATTCCTGAAGGTCGCTATCGTCTGGCTGCCCGCACAAGTTATGTAAATACGCCTGTTGTCGTTGAGAT carries:
- a CDS encoding Rrf2 family transcriptional regulator: MKLTTKGHYSVKALLDLSLQPNYGPASVNDIARRQGLPAPYLEKLLIDLRRSGLVRSVRGARGGYQLSHPPHQIFLGQILEAVGETIDPLPQHVPDATQAEDWVTHSVWHQLHRKL